In the Arachis ipaensis cultivar K30076 chromosome B10, Araip1.1, whole genome shotgun sequence genome, one interval contains:
- the LOC107621542 gene encoding classical arabinogalactan protein 1, with product MALRSLFVFMVVAALLLSTTMAQTPATSPVATPHKKAKHHSSHALSPSPAVSPSAGGSPLSSEGAVSPSSISTSPSGAPGPAQSAAVLNRFTVVSSAAVVVFSAALLL from the coding sequence atGGCTCTTCGCTCTCTCTTTGTTTTCATGGTGGTGGCTGCGTTGTTGTTGAGCACCACAATGGCTCAAACTCCGGCTACCTCGCCGGTGGCTACTCCTCACAAGAAAGCTAAGCATCACTCATCTCACGCTCTTTCTCCCTCTCCAGCCGTTTCACCCTCCGCCGGAGGTTCTCCACTCTCTTCCGAGGGTGCCGTCTCTCCCTCCTCCATTTCTACTTCACCTTCCGGAGCACCAGGACCGGCTCAAAGCGCTGCCGTTTTGAACAGATTCACCGTCGTTTCTTCTGCTGCCGTTGTTGTCTTCTCTGCTGCTCTACTATTGTAG
- the LOC107623226 gene encoding bifunctional riboflavin biosynthesis protein RIBA 1, chloroplastic codes for MASLNLSYSSSSPALSHTRAIKQFKLFNGLNSAIVNGQGSDFPFVRLSSKFSSTENAVTKIKATLISGGGDLLSYPNGSAVENLDKDKSVGIEVQPDAIAFGSLPTDTTLSSIGFSIENDEFDLDAPTKGFASIPEAIEDIRQGKMVVVVDDEDRENEGDLIMAAQLATPEAMAFIVKHGTGIVCVSMKEEDLERLELPLMVNSKDNDEKLRTAFTVTVDAKHGTSTGVSAQDRATTVLALASKDSTPGDFNRPGHIFPLKYREGGVLKRAGHTEASVDLTVLAGLDPVAVLCEVVDDDGSMARLPKLREFAERENLKIVSIADLIRYRRKRDKLVVHAAAARIPTMWGPFTAYCYRSLLDGIEHIAMVKGDIGDGQDVLVRVHSECLTGDIFGSARCDCGNQLALAMQQIEAAGRGVLIYLRGHEGRGIGLGHKLRAYNLQDDGRDTVEANEELGLPVDSREYGIGAQILRDLGVHSMKLMTNNPAKYVGLKGYGLTVTGRIPLVTLITPENKRYLETKCVKMGHMYGLEFKSQLNSNGSVNGEANSVDDSNAVTSL; via the exons ATGGCTTCTTTGAATCTCTcctattcttcttcttcaccgGCACTCTCACACACAAG GGCAATCAAACAGTTCAAATTGTTCAATGGACTGAATTCAGCAATTGTGAATGGACAGGGATCTGATTTTCCCTTTGTCCGGCTGAGCTCTAAATTTTCGTCAACAGAAAATGCTGTTACCAAGATCAAAGCTACATTGATCTCTGGAGGAGGTGACCTACTTTCTTATCCAAATGGCAGTGCTGTTGAGAATTTAGACAAAGATAAATCTGTTGGAATTGAGGTTCAACCTGATGCAATAGCATTTGGATCCCTGCCCACGGATACCACGCTATCGAGCATTGGATTTAGCATTGAGAATGATGAATTTGATTTGGACGCACCCACCAAAGGTTTTGCTTCCATCCCTGAGGCTATTGAAGATATTCGCCAGGGAAAG ATGGTAGTTGTTGTAGATGACGAAGATCGTGAAAATGAAGGGGACTTGATAATGGCAGCGCAGTTGGCAACACCAGAGGCCATGGCTTTTATTGTGAAGCATGGAACTGGTATAGTATGTGTGAGCATGAAGGAGGAAGATCTCGAAAGGTTGGAACTTCCTTTGATGGTAAACAGCAAAGACAATGATGAGAAACTCCGAACAGCATTCACTGTGACAGTG GATGCCAAACATGGTACCTCCACAGGGGTATCAGCTCAAGATAGAGCAACGACCGTATTGGCCCTTGCATCAAAGGATTCTACACCTGGTGACTTCAACCGCCCAGGCCATATTTTCCCACTAAAGTACAGGGAAGGTGGTGTTTTGAAGAGAGCCGGACACACAGAAGCTTCGGTGGATCTTACTGTACTTGCTGGTTTGGATCCAGTGGCAGTTCTATGTGAGGTTGTTGATGATGACGGTTCGATGGCTCGGTTGCCAAAGCTTCGCGAGTTTGCAGAGCGTGAAAATTTGAAAATCGTGTCTATTGCTGACTTGATAAG ATATAGAAGAAAGAGAGATAAACTCGTTGTTCATGCTGCTGCTGCCCGGATACCTACAATGTGGGGACCGTTCACAGCTTACTGTTATAGATCACTCCTAGATGGGATTGAGCATATTGCAATGGTTAAG GGTGACATTGGTGATGGACAAGATGTTCTTGTCAGGGTACACTCGGAGTGCCTGACAGGAGACATATTCGGGTCTGCCAGATGCGATTGTGGGAATCAACTTGCACTGGCAATGCAACAGATCGAGGCTGCAGGCAGGGGTGTACTGATATACCTCCGTGGACACGAAGGGAGGGGTATCGGGTTGGGACATAAGCTTCGTGCTTACAACCTACAGGACGATGGACGTGATACGGTTGAAGCCAACGAGGAGTTGGGATTGCCCGTTGACTCTAGGGAGTACGGTATTGGTGCGCAG ATATTGAGAGACTTGGGTGTTCATTCTATGAAGTTGATGACAAACAATCCAGCAAAGTATGTTGGACTCAAAGGATATGGTTTGACAGTTACAGGGAGAATCCCACTGGTAACTCTCATCACACCAGAGAATAAGAGGTATTTAGAGACCAAGTGCGTGAAAATGGGACACATGTATGGCTTGGAGTTTAAGAGCCAATTGAACAGTAATGGCAGTGTCAATGGTGAAGCCAACAGTGTAGATGATTCCAATGCTGTTACTAGCTTATAA